A window from Argopecten irradians isolate NY chromosome 3, Ai_NY, whole genome shotgun sequence encodes these proteins:
- the LOC138318963 gene encoding zinc finger protein-like 1 isoform X1: protein MYFVKSGTNVPAFVVFLILTLLPPCNFLFDVSNNFCTGLCIVKSYLQWLQDSDYSPVCTLCTKELAAENRECVRLTCYDVFHWQCLNRYANQMPPNTAPAGYACPICNSGIFPAQNVVSPVAEELRQMLSQVNWARAGLGLPLIDEPEPPPSPAPPMVDTIEAQQQQMVVQQTMPVAQSTPMKNELAPASSPAPLRPAAPNHTRPSAHVTPTPQMQHSVISVDTGTTVRGQEKNYGVADPRKLFDSTKEDTNSMFNMSHDHDEDKYKRRPALEWLGKWLKSREGKHRKDPDLMLKRFLFVLIIGLIGFVTVVVIFSKLGRNATDNDPFLDPMANPNIRVNELPKSVN, encoded by the exons ATGTATTTTGTTAAATCCGGAACAAATGTACCGGCTTTTGTCGTGTTTCTTATTTTAACATTACTTCCACCGTGTAACTTCCTGTTTGATGTGTCAAACAATTTTTGCACAGGATTG TGCATTGTTAAGTCTTACCTACAATGGTTACAAGACAGTGATTACAGTCCTGTGTGTACGCTTTGTACCAAAGAATTGGCAGCAGAAAACAGAGAATGTGTACGACTGACGTGTTATG ATGTGTTTCACTGGCAGTGCTTGAATCGCTATGCCAATCAGATGCCTCCAAACACTGCCCCTGCTGGATACGCATGTCCAATCTGTAACAGTGGGATATTCCCAGCTCAAAATGTAGTGTCACCTGTAGCAGAAGAATTGAGACAAATGTTATCACAGGTGAACTGGGCCAGAGCAGGACTTGGACTTCCActg ATTGATGAGCCAgaaccaccaccatcaccagctCCCCCTATGGTGGATACAATAGAAGCACAACAACAGCAGATGGTAGTACAGCAGACTATGCCTGTAGCACAGAGTACACCAATGAAGAATGAACTAGCACCAGCCTCATCACCTGCCCCATTAAGGCCTGCTGCCCCTAACCACACTAGGCCCAGCGCCCATGTGACGCCTACCCCTCAGATGCAGCACAGTGTGATCAGTGTTGACACAGGCACCACGGTCAGGGGACAAGAAAAGAATTATGGTGTAGCAG ATCCAAGAAAGTTGTTTGATTCCACAAAGGAGGACACTAATAGTATGTTCAACATGTCACATGACCACGatgaagataaatataaaagaaGACCTGCACTTGAATGGCTCGGAAAATGGCTCAA GTCTCGAGAAGGGAAACATAGGAAGGATCCTGATCTTATGTTGAAGAGATTCctgtttgttttaattattggaCTCATTGGATTTGTTACAGTCGTTGTAATCTTCTCAAAACTAGGACGCAATGCTACAGACAATGACCCTTTCCTGGATCCCATGGCTAATCCAAATATCCGAGTGAATGAACTACCCAAATCAGTGAATTAG
- the LOC138318963 gene encoding zinc finger protein-like 1 homolog isoform X2, with protein sequence MGLCKCPKKKVTNIFCFEHRVNVCEYCLVANHAKCIVKSYLQWLQDSDYSPVCTLCTKELAAENRECVRLTCYDVFHWQCLNRYANQMPPNTAPAGYACPICNSGIFPAQNVVSPVAEELRQMLSQVNWARAGLGLPLIDEPEPPPSPAPPMVDTIEAQQQQMVVQQTMPVAQSTPMKNELAPASSPAPLRPAAPNHTRPSAHVTPTPQMQHSVISVDTGTTVRGQEKNYGVADPRKLFDSTKEDTNSMFNMSHDHDEDKYKRRPALEWLGKWLKSREGKHRKDPDLMLKRFLFVLIIGLIGFVTVVVIFSKLGRNATDNDPFLDPMANPNIRVNELPKSVN encoded by the exons ATGGGGCTTTGCAAATGCCCAAAGAAGAAAGTAACCAATATATTCTGTTTTGAACATAGAGTGAATGTTTGCGAATATTGTTTAGTTGCGAATCATGCAAAG TGCATTGTTAAGTCTTACCTACAATGGTTACAAGACAGTGATTACAGTCCTGTGTGTACGCTTTGTACCAAAGAATTGGCAGCAGAAAACAGAGAATGTGTACGACTGACGTGTTATG ATGTGTTTCACTGGCAGTGCTTGAATCGCTATGCCAATCAGATGCCTCCAAACACTGCCCCTGCTGGATACGCATGTCCAATCTGTAACAGTGGGATATTCCCAGCTCAAAATGTAGTGTCACCTGTAGCAGAAGAATTGAGACAAATGTTATCACAGGTGAACTGGGCCAGAGCAGGACTTGGACTTCCActg ATTGATGAGCCAgaaccaccaccatcaccagctCCCCCTATGGTGGATACAATAGAAGCACAACAACAGCAGATGGTAGTACAGCAGACTATGCCTGTAGCACAGAGTACACCAATGAAGAATGAACTAGCACCAGCCTCATCACCTGCCCCATTAAGGCCTGCTGCCCCTAACCACACTAGGCCCAGCGCCCATGTGACGCCTACCCCTCAGATGCAGCACAGTGTGATCAGTGTTGACACAGGCACCACGGTCAGGGGACAAGAAAAGAATTATGGTGTAGCAG ATCCAAGAAAGTTGTTTGATTCCACAAAGGAGGACACTAATAGTATGTTCAACATGTCACATGACCACGatgaagataaatataaaagaaGACCTGCACTTGAATGGCTCGGAAAATGGCTCAA GTCTCGAGAAGGGAAACATAGGAAGGATCCTGATCTTATGTTGAAGAGATTCctgtttgttttaattattggaCTCATTGGATTTGTTACAGTCGTTGTAATCTTCTCAAAACTAGGACGCAATGCTACAGACAATGACCCTTTCCTGGATCCCATGGCTAATCCAAATATCCGAGTGAATGAACTACCCAAATCAGTGAATTAG
- the LOC138318963 gene encoding zinc finger protein-like 1 isoform X3 translates to MPVWEPLLLDYFCNRPLQECIVKSYLQWLQDSDYSPVCTLCTKELAAENRECVRLTCYDVFHWQCLNRYANQMPPNTAPAGYACPICNSGIFPAQNVVSPVAEELRQMLSQVNWARAGLGLPLIDEPEPPPSPAPPMVDTIEAQQQQMVVQQTMPVAQSTPMKNELAPASSPAPLRPAAPNHTRPSAHVTPTPQMQHSVISVDTGTTVRGQEKNYGVADPRKLFDSTKEDTNSMFNMSHDHDEDKYKRRPALEWLGKWLKSREGKHRKDPDLMLKRFLFVLIIGLIGFVTVVVIFSKLGRNATDNDPFLDPMANPNIRVNELPKSVN, encoded by the exons TGCATTGTTAAGTCTTACCTACAATGGTTACAAGACAGTGATTACAGTCCTGTGTGTACGCTTTGTACCAAAGAATTGGCAGCAGAAAACAGAGAATGTGTACGACTGACGTGTTATG ATGTGTTTCACTGGCAGTGCTTGAATCGCTATGCCAATCAGATGCCTCCAAACACTGCCCCTGCTGGATACGCATGTCCAATCTGTAACAGTGGGATATTCCCAGCTCAAAATGTAGTGTCACCTGTAGCAGAAGAATTGAGACAAATGTTATCACAGGTGAACTGGGCCAGAGCAGGACTTGGACTTCCActg ATTGATGAGCCAgaaccaccaccatcaccagctCCCCCTATGGTGGATACAATAGAAGCACAACAACAGCAGATGGTAGTACAGCAGACTATGCCTGTAGCACAGAGTACACCAATGAAGAATGAACTAGCACCAGCCTCATCACCTGCCCCATTAAGGCCTGCTGCCCCTAACCACACTAGGCCCAGCGCCCATGTGACGCCTACCCCTCAGATGCAGCACAGTGTGATCAGTGTTGACACAGGCACCACGGTCAGGGGACAAGAAAAGAATTATGGTGTAGCAG ATCCAAGAAAGTTGTTTGATTCCACAAAGGAGGACACTAATAGTATGTTCAACATGTCACATGACCACGatgaagataaatataaaagaaGACCTGCACTTGAATGGCTCGGAAAATGGCTCAA GTCTCGAGAAGGGAAACATAGGAAGGATCCTGATCTTATGTTGAAGAGATTCctgtttgttttaattattggaCTCATTGGATTTGTTACAGTCGTTGTAATCTTCTCAAAACTAGGACGCAATGCTACAGACAATGACCCTTTCCTGGATCCCATGGCTAATCCAAATATCCGAGTGAATGAACTACCCAAATCAGTGAATTAG